From a region of the Actinopolymorpha singaporensis genome:
- a CDS encoding sensor histidine kinase, with product MSTVRGGAAVRTTVPAGTTARLRAWGRAVLFLLVGTGGASSVGLCAWFLTLPVTLNLEPAWTRVALAGATALVLALAMGLLIPARRTEVVLAETLLGARFPDGWHRQQHAGRVERVRTSLWFTAHLLGGAAVLLAGVVAVPVGIGLVGAPWTGTAGTHPLGMPVLPLLGTGSDWVVVVAGAVALLVGAAVVVGLPLVATWPAEVMLGPSPRELMAITATQAARAAERNRVARDLHDSVGHNLSIISVLATAAVRTPEESAVRAYCEDIAGVARSALTDLDEALRVLRADSGPGSDADSGTEGRSGSGPGAGSGSGSGGGDADARTLADLDTLLERLRSAGRRIDGGVPAAVGSVPEPVSREGYRIVAEALTNAARYGTDDPTELTLTLTGDRLTIEVANRVGSAGRSRRDGGRGLVGIRERVSLLGGTLAVGPDDGAAGWWRLRAELPGAAARTRPGARPASAAGPAAGPGPDSASTSPTPPAPEQTR from the coding sequence ATGAGCACTGTCCGCGGGGGAGCAGCGGTGAGGACTACGGTCCCGGCCGGTACGACGGCCCGGCTGCGGGCCTGGGGCCGGGCGGTGCTGTTCCTGCTCGTGGGCACCGGCGGTGCCAGCTCGGTCGGGCTGTGCGCGTGGTTCCTCACCCTGCCGGTCACCCTGAACCTCGAACCGGCATGGACCCGGGTCGCCCTGGCCGGCGCCACGGCGCTGGTGCTCGCACTGGCCATGGGCCTGCTCATCCCGGCCCGCCGGACCGAGGTCGTCCTGGCCGAGACCCTGCTCGGCGCGCGGTTCCCCGACGGGTGGCACCGCCAGCAGCACGCCGGGCGGGTCGAACGCGTCCGCACCTCCCTGTGGTTCACCGCACACCTGCTGGGCGGCGCGGCCGTGCTCCTCGCCGGCGTGGTGGCGGTTCCGGTCGGGATCGGGCTCGTCGGCGCGCCATGGACGGGCACCGCGGGCACCCACCCGCTCGGCATGCCCGTACTTCCCCTGCTCGGAACGGGTTCGGACTGGGTTGTGGTCGTCGCCGGCGCCGTCGCGCTCCTGGTCGGAGCGGCGGTCGTGGTCGGCCTGCCCCTGGTGGCCACCTGGCCGGCCGAGGTGATGCTGGGCCCGTCGCCGCGGGAGCTGATGGCGATCACCGCGACCCAGGCGGCCCGGGCGGCCGAACGCAACCGGGTCGCCCGCGACCTGCACGACTCGGTGGGCCACAACCTGAGCATCATCTCGGTGCTGGCCACTGCCGCCGTACGTACGCCGGAGGAGAGCGCGGTGCGCGCGTACTGCGAGGACATCGCCGGGGTCGCCCGGTCGGCGCTGACCGATCTCGACGAGGCACTGCGCGTCCTGCGCGCCGACTCGGGACCCGGGTCCGACGCCGACAGCGGTACCGAAGGACGCTCAGGCTCAGGGCCGGGCGCCGGATCCGGATCCGGCTCCGGCGGAGGGGACGCGGACGCCCGTACGCTCGCCGACCTGGACACGCTGCTGGAGCGGCTGCGGTCGGCCGGGCGGCGGATCGACGGCGGCGTGCCCGCGGCGGTCGGATCGGTGCCGGAACCGGTGAGCCGGGAGGGCTACCGCATCGTCGCCGAGGCGCTGACCAACGCCGCCCGCTACGGCACCGACGACCCCACCGAACTCACGCTCACCCTCACCGGGGACCGGCTGACGATCGAGGTGGCCAACCGGGTCGGCTCGGCGGGCCGCAGCCGCCGGGACGGCGGACGCGGCCTGGTCGGCATCCGGGAACGTGTGAGCCTGCTCGGCGGCACCCTCGCCGTCGGACCCGACGACGGTGCCGCGGGATGG